The following nucleotide sequence is from Nymphalis io chromosome Z, ilAglIoxx1.1, whole genome shotgun sequence.
gcTATGCCAAACGATAACGCAATTATTGAGTTCGCTTTGCATTTGACTTAAATGTAacctatttaatattagaattacCTTATCTCAACTCTACTTATTCTCTGATCGAACAAAGCCTGTTTTTCGAAATTGGTAGCCAgtgtcatttttatattgttttccaATTTAGTAATCCTGGCTTCCATTTTGCGAACGGTTTCATGTAAGCTTTGATGGGTCGTTTGAGCGTTTTCGAATGTAGGTTCATCTAGTAGCCCAtcctataaaatttatttcatattagtcAAAGTAACTTAAAATATAGCCTATATTTTCTTCTTGACTTCGTCAAAAAACAGGGATAAATTAAATGATGAGATTAATCAACAGCAATATTAACAAGAACAGCTTCTATTAATATTACTCGAACTTGTACTATTCGTTTAAATGTAACTAAGAAGACCtatctaaataaaatgaaaagaacatttattaagaattttttttatataaagtttactgTCATCAcactaaaaattttttttaaaattatatataaaagttatttcatttaagcAATCAAAATCAAAACGATGTACACACACGATTGGACTCTCTAGGTGAGATTGACTTACCTTACGCAGTAATTGACAACCACGTGCAATTAAAGTAGCCCTGGCATCTGGATAATCTGCTAGAGCTTCCCACAAATCCTTCTTAGCCAGGCAGAATAAATCGGAATATCCCAATGACCTGACGTTAGCCGTGCGCCTGTTACCAGTTCGGTTACCAGCAATATCCAAAACACTGACTTCACCGAAAACGGATCCTGCACTCAGAGTGGCAAGAACGGTTGTACCATCATCAGCTACCACTTGAAGCCTACCCCGCTTGACGATATACATTTCCTTGCCAACGTCACCTTTGCGGCATATATAGTCTCCTGGGCTGAAGACTTGCAGCTTCAATTTCAAAACCAAAGCTTCCAGTAAACCGGGCTCGCAATCTTGAAAAATTAGTACTTTACGCAGTGTATCGAGATGAACCCGAATAGCGATTTCAGCTTTCAGTTTGTCTGGTAAAGAAGATAATACGTTTTCCTCGTCCAAAGCTCCACTCTCCGCCCATGTATAAGAAAACCAACGAATCACTCTTGCCTCTAATTCGCCAGTTATTTTTCGAAAAGCCATGTATTGTTTTACGCTGTCCATCTTGTTTTGGAATGCCACTCTTGCCAAATTCATGTTAGATATCATCGATCCGATATTGCCTACTATAGttgcaaaaattaaaacacctGCCAGAAAGTCAGCGACTACGAATATATACTCGACATCAATTTCTGGTTGGGGAGTCTCGCCAATCGTCGTTAAAGTCAAGGTCGACCAATAGAAGCTGTAAATGTATTGGTGTGCCAATGTCTCATTAAGAACTCCGGTAATGTTATAAACCCAATTGTCAGTGCCAAATCCAATAGCGTAGCTGATCGCGAAGTAAAGGCAAGCGTTCCAGTGAATCAGGACTAAAATTGCCATAACGacctagaataaaaaaatattgtttatatgttgTTCAAGTAAgtggaaaataattaattattttggctTTACCTTGCAAATTCTAAAAGCGTTCGGATAACTAGTGCCCGTCTCAGTGCGGTCGAACCACTCCCACATTCGAGGAAGGCGCAATAGTCGATTAAGTCGTACAATAACAGGGCATGGCAAACGATCCTGGAACACAGCAAATATTTACACTTTCTCAAATAACAAAGCTAAGCAATTTGTTTGGTTAGAATGTTTATCGTAGTTCGATTTATCTCACCTTGTATTATTAGGTATTCTAAACTTATTTACcaattgttaaaaattaccaatttaaaattgtaaatactgTTGTGCTTTAAGTGATGATTTATATTGATCctaaatttttatcaaaagaAATAAAGTATTGCATACCATGATCGATATATCTTGGTAA
It contains:
- the LOC126780482 gene encoding cyclic nucleotide-gated cation channel subunit A-like → MSPVFTIQKFGLGMSTGQPPREEEPGIIRRQFERITRNVRQRISGEARSKPPDWFLDKFSNQSITDPEEPMYKAKKSKFLCGLKLAFDPTEQYYYRWLTVVSLAILYNVIVVIGRAVFWELGTMTKLWYTLDYLCDIIYAIDTVIHAHEGYLDQGLMVKDSHYLRLNYFKSDAWPYDILSLIPTDIAYMWWTPGSCNYDRLPCPVIVRLNRLLRLPRMWEWFDRTETGTSYPNAFRICKVVMAILVLIHWNACLYFAISYAIGFGTDNWVYNITGVLNETLAHQYIYSFYWSTLTLTTIGETPQPEIDVEYIFVVADFLAGVLIFATIVGNIGSMISNMNLARVAFQNKMDSVKQYMAFRKITGELEARVIRWFSYTWAESGALDEENVLSSLPDKLKAEIAIRVHLDTLRKVLIFQDCEPGLLEALVLKLKLQVFSPGDYICRKGDVGKEMYIVKRGRLQVVADDGTTVLATLSAGSVFGEVSVLDIAGNRTGNRRTANVRSLGYSDLFCLAKKDLWEALADYPDARATLIARGCQLLRKDGLLDEPTFENAQTTHQSLHETVRKMEARITKLENNIKMTLATNFEKQALFDQRISRVEIRSLHIQPPRRNSRDPVVLRQESARSEEVETNGPVQAGSSRNTLNIPARERGNSLSVERTPRLLTVASAPRSRSLRLKRFETDGSN